A genomic segment from Rhodothermales bacterium encodes:
- a CDS encoding glycosyltransferase: MTVFLIAVHALLWTILLGNVVYLARSRPRPGQAVEQPLISILIPARNEAQNLTALIPSILTQSYSNFQLIIYDDDSTDSTSDVVGAELTDSRVSYLRGDGPPPGWVGKVSALYQASRQASGDIYLFMDADTQLLHRDSLSRIARIFQSESDTTVLTGLLGLAGKGRLLVSLVPFTILAALPWFLVRRLRSPLLSALNGQLWMIRAATYHALEPHAQVKNEILEDVEIGRYLKTSGVYPRLVNLTGDVSVRMYGSFADAWQGFRKNAYLIMGGRPLPFLVYLLVFAASTWLSPFVSVYFLISAWAIKVVTDRLASIPIAVSLVSPVSFILATFLQLDSAIGHWAGTIHWKGRNVTGD, from the coding sequence ATGACGGTCTTCCTGATCGCCGTACATGCACTGCTGTGGACGATCCTTCTCGGTAACGTGGTCTACCTGGCACGTTCGCGTCCCCGACCGGGCCAGGCCGTCGAGCAGCCACTCATCAGCATCCTGATTCCGGCTCGCAACGAAGCGCAGAACCTCACTGCCCTCATACCCTCCATCCTCACCCAGTCGTATTCGAACTTCCAGCTCATCATTTACGATGACGACTCCACGGACAGCACGAGCGACGTGGTCGGGGCCGAGCTGACGGACAGCCGCGTGAGCTATCTGCGCGGCGACGGGCCGCCTCCCGGTTGGGTCGGCAAGGTATCCGCGCTGTATCAGGCATCCCGGCAGGCCTCAGGCGATATCTATCTGTTCATGGACGCCGATACGCAACTGCTTCATCGGGATTCCCTTTCCCGCATCGCCCGCATCTTCCAGAGCGAGTCCGACACGACCGTGCTGACCGGACTCCTCGGTCTGGCCGGCAAGGGCAGGCTCCTTGTAAGTCTGGTGCCATTCACCATCCTCGCGGCGCTCCCGTGGTTCCTCGTTCGAAGACTTCGGTCGCCCCTGCTATCCGCGCTCAATGGGCAACTGTGGATGATCCGCGCCGCGACCTACCATGCCCTTGAGCCACATGCGCAGGTGAAGAACGAGATACTCGAAGATGTGGAGATTGGACGCTATCTCAAGACCTCGGGCGTGTACCCTCGGCTCGTCAATCTCACCGGCGACGTTTCGGTCAGAATGTACGGCAGCTTCGCCGACGCATGGCAGGGTTTCCGCAAGAACGCGTACCTGATCATGGGCGGACGACCGCTTCCTTTCCTCGTGTATCTGCTGGTGTTCGCAGCGAGCACGTGGCTGAGCCCGTTCGTCTCAGTCTATTTCCTGATTTCTGCATGGGCCATTAAAGTTGTCACAGACAGATTGGCCTCGATACCGATTGCGGTATCTTTGGTATCACCCGTTTCATTCATTTTGGCCACGTTTCTTCAACTGGACTCGGCAATCGGCCACTGGGCCGGAACCATCCACTGGAAAGGCAGGAACGTGACCGGGGACTGA
- a CDS encoding acyltransferase encodes MIARISAPFVRASIRGSLRRSFRRVCWVGDIPDVGHDLPIIAYANHHHFLDGHLLWLVARDVVRRPYIVWMEEFDRYPFFAAAGAMPFPADDTRGRFLSMRKTAAALAEVPGPMLAYFPGGVLTRPEEELPAEDPRTFQRLGRIMPPAVWLPLAIHVTWWGESTPTALLSAGSPHTTATGNEMLRLGEALETLRSPTPNVTETLLEGRRGPNEKWNLSFLRRFYDPC; translated from the coding sequence ATGATTGCGAGAATCTCGGCGCCATTCGTCAGAGCCTCGATTCGGGGCTCGTTGCGACGCTCCTTCCGGCGCGTGTGCTGGGTCGGTGACATCCCGGACGTGGGGCATGATCTGCCGATCATCGCCTATGCCAATCATCATCATTTCCTTGATGGCCATCTGCTCTGGCTTGTGGCCCGGGATGTCGTCCGCAGGCCGTACATCGTGTGGATGGAGGAGTTTGACCGGTATCCGTTCTTCGCGGCGGCCGGCGCCATGCCCTTCCCGGCCGACGACACCCGTGGCAGGTTTTTGTCCATGAGAAAGACAGCCGCTGCCCTGGCCGAGGTGCCCGGCCCGATGCTTGCATACTTCCCCGGAGGAGTGCTCACCAGGCCGGAGGAGGAATTGCCGGCTGAAGATCCGAGAACATTTCAGCGCCTCGGCAGAATAATGCCACCGGCCGTCTGGTTGCCCCTCGCCATCCACGTTACATGGTGGGGCGAAAGCACTCCCACAGCGCTTTTGTCCGCCGGGTCGCCCCATACGACCGCAACAGGAAACGAAATGCTGAGACTGGGCGAGGCCCTCGAAACACTTCGGTCACCAACCCCCAACGTGACCGAGACCTTGCTGGAAGGCCGGCGAGGTCCGAATGAGAAATGGAATCTGTCGTTCCTGAGACGCTTTTACGACCCATGCTGA